The genomic window AATAATACTTTGACAAATTGAAAATTACTGATATATTTCTATAGCTTCATAAGGAGTTTTCTATGAAAAAAATTATAATATTGTTGCTCATGATCTTTTTTGTATTTTCCCTCTCTGCAAAAACCTTTGTTCGGGATTATACCTATCAGGCAGGGGAAGCAGACAGCAAGTTGAGTGCAAGGGCTATCGCTTTGGAACAAGTTAAACGTTTGCTTCTGGAAGAAGTTGGCGTGTATATCAGTTCATCACTTGAAATTCAAACGATCGAGATCAGCAATGAGCTGAAAGAGCTCACAAAACAGGATATTGAAGTCATTTCTGCGGGTATTACTGAAACCAAGATCGTAGGTGAAAAATGGAATGGCGAATCCTATTGGCTGAAAGCTGAAATCCAGCTTAATGAAAATGACGTGTTACAAAGGCTTGAGAACCTCGTTAACAACAACGAATATAAGAAAGCAATTGAAGATAGCCGGAAAGAAACAGATGCAGCACTTGCTGAGATAGAAAGACTGCGATCCGAACTTGAGCAGGAAAAAGATAAAAACAAGCAGGCGCAACTGCAAAAAGCTTATATCACAGAGACAAATAAATTGAGTGCTTTGGATTTATATGAAAAAGGTTCAGAAGCTTTTTACAATGATGATATTGAGAATGCTGTAACATATTTAGAAGAATCTGTAAAAATTGATCCAACCTCTACAATTGCATGGTTTATTTTAGGTATTGTAAATAAAATTAATAGCGACTATGGACAGGCAATCAAATGTTATACTAAGATTTTGGAATTAGATTCGCTGTATTCATACGCCATAGTTGGACTTGGCGAAATTTACCAGGAAAAACATGACTATGATAAAGCTGTGTTTTATTATAAAAAAGCCTTGCAAATAGATTCTCAGGATTTTAGCGCTTACATAAATCTTGGAATGACCTATGAGAATATGGAATATTATGATGAAGCAATTGCATGTTACAAAGAAATGATGGAACTTGATACTGAAACCTCTTATGAGATCGGTTGCCTGGCACGAGTATATGAAAAAATGGAAGACTATTCCAACGCAATAACCTATTATAATCTTGTACTAGAACAAGATCCTGAAAGCATATTAGATTTGATGTATTTAGGGAATATTTACTGCAAAGTTAGTGATTATTCTCACGCAGTAGACACATACAAAAAAGCTTATGCTTTAGAGCCGGACAATATATGGATTTTAAATAGTCTCGGTCAGGCGTATTTTTCTTTGGGAGATAGGGAGAATAGTTATAAATATTACATCAAATCAGCTCAACTTGGCGATACTGAGGTTCAGGACTGGTGTGACACATATGGTATTGAATGGCGTGTTGAAAAAGTGCAGCAGAAATAGCATAAAGTAAGGATTTGCGAGTTATGATATAGCGGTTCACACTTCATTGCGAACCAATTCTTCCACACAGGATTTTAATCGCAGCGAACGATATGAGTGTGATTCGAGAATCGAAACTTTTTACCAAGCCCTAGCTTGGCAAAACAAGTTTATAATACCTTTCCTAATTTATTGATAACCTTATCAAAAATTGTATCTC from Candidatus Cloacimonadota bacterium includes these protein-coding regions:
- a CDS encoding tetratricopeptide repeat protein; the encoded protein is MKKIIILLLMIFFVFSLSAKTFVRDYTYQAGEADSKLSARAIALEQVKRLLLEEVGVYISSSLEIQTIEISNELKELTKQDIEVISAGITETKIVGEKWNGESYWLKAEIQLNENDVLQRLENLVNNNEYKKAIEDSRKETDAALAEIERLRSELEQEKDKNKQAQLQKAYITETNKLSALDLYEKGSEAFYNDDIENAVTYLEESVKIDPTSTIAWFILGIVNKINSDYGQAIKCYTKILELDSLYSYAIVGLGEIYQEKHDYDKAVFYYKKALQIDSQDFSAYINLGMTYENMEYYDEAIACYKEMMELDTETSYEIGCLARVYEKMEDYSNAITYYNLVLEQDPESILDLMYLGNIYCKVSDYSHAVDTYKKAYALEPDNIWILNSLGQAYFSLGDRENSYKYYIKSAQLGDTEVQDWCDTYGIEWRVEKVQQK